A stretch of the Panicum virgatum strain AP13 chromosome 9N, P.virgatum_v5, whole genome shotgun sequence genome encodes the following:
- the LOC120692848 gene encoding myb-like protein X, translating to MEEKAVANGTAADDVAAPDNNKDSTNKEEAVKSMEPAVVNKDAEEHNKGSENGTEGPSDADVKMAEAESAKEGDAAAAKDVDSEDVKMDADAMEGDGDAAVAKQVDSEDVKMDADAKEDTDAKKEGEDVKMTEAEEGNAEVKDKEEKEDKVDNTNVDKLDESKEQEKDGSAEQEENKGKETDEHKQPEGTKQLDAKEEKDSSAELEENNGKETEEHKQLEGTEQLDAKEEKDGADEKQQEEKAEEKGSADKKDEADNLEENKEETPKNKKVRSARDRSQGKEKKQDGSKSREAKSLLETPSPYGTDRPQRERKTVERLVEVIEKEPNRNFVVEKGRGTPLKDIPNVAHRISRKKPGDLKFLHNLLFGRKGKSVDFKGHILQFSGFVWHESDEKQRAKAKDKLDKCVKDILLDLCWMLAIPVPKTNLRKEDIVSKLLDFIAEPHSAADSGLSDEQGSNSRKRKRGGESASKTPDDTPSRSMKKFGNDSTSGKRRKKALKYDTDDDDSMKSDSEENRDEDAEEHEDDYDSGKEKAGKKFPKVQESSSKKKTDRGSGYKTGHPKTISKSPVKKASSKISEDKESPDNSAKVFSRKRKPTAKGEKDIKEKKSAGKKVTKGKGESAEADLPSKDELRKTITAILKKVDFNTATFSDILKKLDNHYQMDLTPKKEAIKVMIQDELTKMSEADEDEDTNEDAGKKQQQPQAKEVEA from the exons ATGGAGGAGAAGGCCGTCGCAAATGGCACAGCAGCTGATGATGTCGCTGCTCCGGATAATAACAAGGATAGCACCAATAAGGAAGAAGCTGTCAAGAGCATGGAGCCTGCAGTAGTGAATAAGGATGCTGAAGAACATAATAAAGGCTCAGAAAATGGCACCGAGGGCCCGTCAGATGCAGATGTCAAGATGGCAGAGGCTGAGAGTGCAAAGGAAGGTGATGCAGCTGCAGCAAAGGATGTGGATTCCGAGGATGTCAAAATGGATGCAGATGCAATGGAAGGTGATGGTGATGCAGCTGTGGCAAAGCAGGTGGATTCTGAGGATGTCAAAATGGATGCAGATGCAAAGGaagatactgatgccaagaaagaAGGCGAAGATGTCAAGATGACTGAGGCCGAGGAAGGAAATGCGGaggtcaaagataaagaagagaagGAAGATAAAGTTGATAACACAAACGTGGATAAGCTGGATGAATCAAAGGAGCAAGAGAAAGATGGTTCGGCAGAGCAAGAGGAAAACAAAGGAAAAGAAACGGACGAGCATAAGCAACCGGAAGGAACCAAACAGTTAGATGCAAAAGAAGAGAAAGATAGTTCTGCAGAGCTAGAGGAAAACAATGGAAAAGAAACGGAAGAGCATAAGCAACTGGAAGGAACCGAACAGTTAGATGCAAAAGAAGAGAAAGATGGTGCTGATGAGAAGCAACAGGAAGAGAAAGCAGAAGAAAAGGGCTCTGCTGATAAGAAAGATGAAGCTGACAACTTGGAAGAGAACAAGGAGGAGACTCCGAAGAACAAGAAAGTAAGGAGTGCCAGGGATAGAAGCCAGGGAAAGGAGAAGAAACAGGATGGGTCCAAATCCAGGGAAGCTAAAAGTTTGCTGGAGACCCCGAGCCCATATGGGACTGATCGCCCTCAACGCGAGAGGAAAACAGTGGAGAGGTTGGTTGAGGTGATTGAGAAGGAACCAAACAGGAACTTCGTGGTTGAGAAG GGACGTGGGACTCCTCTGAAGGATATACCAAATG TGGCACACAGAATATCGAGGAAGAAACCTGGTGATCTTAAATTTCTTCACAATCTTCTTTTTGGGAGGAAGGGCAAG AGCGTCGACTTTAAAGGACATATACTCCAGTTCTCTGGATTTGTTTGGCATGAGAGTGAT GAAAAGCAGAGGGCCAAGGCAAAGGATAAGCTTGACAAATGTGTAAAAGACATACTGTTGGACCTCTGTTGGATGCTTGCTATTCCAGTTCCAAAAACAAACCTTAGAAAG GAAGATATTGTGTCAAAGCTGTTGGACTTCATTGCTGAACCTCACTCTGCAGCTGATTCTGGGCTGTCTGATGAACAG GGATCAAATTCTAGGAAACGCAAGAGAGGAGGTGAAAGCGCTAGTAAGACTCCTGACGACACACCTAGTAGGTCGATGAAG AAATTTGGCAATGATTCCACTTCAGGTAAAAGGCGGAAGAAAGCACTTAAGTACGatactgatgatgatgattccaTGAAGTCTGACAGTGAGGAAAACAGAGATGAAGATGCAGAAGAACACGAAGACGACTATGACTCTGGGAAAGAGAAGGCAGGGAAAAAGTTCCCAAAAGTACAAGAATCTTCAAGCAAAAAGAAGACTGACAGAGGGAGTGGCTATAAAACAGGTCATCCAAAGACAATTAGCAAAAGTCCAGTAAAAAAAGCATCATCCAAGATTTCTGAGGATAAAGAAAGCCCTGATAACAGTGCAAAGGTCTTTTCTAGGAAGAGGAAACCTACAGCAAAGGGTGAAAAGGATATCAAAGAAAAAAAGTCAGCAG GTAAAAAGGTGACAAAAGGTAAAGGTGAATCAGCCGAAGCGGATCTTCCCAGCAAGGACGAACTGAGGAAGACCATTACTGCAATCCTCAAAAAAGTTGACTTCAACACG GCAACTTTCAGTGACATTCTTAAGAAGCTCG ACAACCACTACCAAATGGATCTGACTCCAAAGAAAGAAGCCATCAAAGTTATGATCCAAGATGAGCTAACCAAGATGTCAGAGGCAGATGAGGATGAAGACACAAATGAAGACGCTGGGAAGAAACAGCAGCAGCCTCAAGCGAAGGAGGTCGAGGCTTGA